A single Oncorhynchus kisutch isolate 150728-3 linkage group LG19, Okis_V2, whole genome shotgun sequence DNA region contains:
- the LOC109864773 gene encoding ETS-related transcription factor Elf-2 isoform X2: MTSVVVADGGGNMVEYVTVMEETEQSQENLGEEGEVVQEIVETVIGEDGEEYPAVVVEEVPSAQLEQCYAAQVLVYDDGTYLMQDVGDEQEVVTEVVETEVSSHGGMVCFDKTFEAAEALLHMDSPSSFHGDRNNTVEDVMMETVVEVSTECEPIEEDSFPIPPDYEPPSAKKKKGGRKPKTQQPQPDTNGNIDLGIRQRPREGKGSTTYLWEFLLDLLQDKNTCPRYIKWMQRDKGIFKLVDSKAVSKLWGKHKNKPDMNYETMGRALRYYYQRGILAKVAGQRLAYQFKDMPKNIRVIDDDREEEGEEGEPSEHHQTLIIDPATTTQTQQSYVTVIPTSSGNRTMRLAMPMVMTTTLGQMTLNSSTVFTTQAPITLGNAHAGGPKLVIQTLPAMMPAGAKSGEKITIITIPAAQLAQLTQGNLSAQLSGQLAQLIQAKPVTHLVQAKPVTHLVQAKPVTHLVQAKPVTQLVQAKPVTQLVQAKPVTQLVQAKPVTQLVQAKPVTQLVQAKPVTQLVQAKPAPPLILAKPVTVTQQPPATSPVGKPQLPPSTTITIPVPTPSTHPEKEAISPHTALPESTPPVSTELPQSSPGDPSDSGVGTEPSGP; this comes from the exons ATGACCTCTGTTGTGGTGGCAGACGGTGGAGGGAATATGGTGGAGTACGTCACTGTCATGGAAGAGACTGAGCAG AGTCAGGAGAACCtcggtgaggagggggaggtggtgcAGGAGATAGTGGAGACTGTAataggggaggatggggaggagtatcctgctgtggtggtggaaGAGGTGCCCAGTGCCCAGTTGGAGCAGTGCTACGCTGCCCAGGTGTTGGTCTACGATGACGGGACCTATCTGATGCAGGACGTGGGAGACGAGCAGGAGGTGGTCACCGAGGTAGTGGagacag AGGTGTCGTCACACGGGGGCATGGTGTGCTTTGATAAGACCTTCGAGGCGGCCGAGGCCCTTCTTCACATGGACTCCCCCAGCAGTTTCCATGGAGACCGCAACAACACAG tggaGGACGTGATGATGGAGACGGTGGTGGAGGTGTCTACAGAGTGTGAGCCCATAGAAGAGGACAGCTTCCCTATACCCCCTGACTATGAGCCTCCGTCTGCCAAGAAGAAGAAAG GGGGACGGAAGCCGAAGACACAACAGCCTCAGCCTGACACCAACGGCAACATTGACCTGGGGATCAGGCAGAGACCCAGAGAGGGAAAAG GGAGCACCACCTACCTATGGGAGTTCCTGTTGGATCTCCTCCAGGATAAGAACACCTGTCCCAGGTACATCAAGTGGATGCAGCGGGACAAGGGCATCTTCAAGCTGGTCGACTCCAAGGCCGTGTCCAAGCTGTGGGGCAAACACAAGAACAAACCTGACATGAACTATGAAACCATGGGCAGGGCACTCAG GTATTACTACCAGAGGGGGATCCTAGCCAAGGTGGCGGGCCAGAGGCTCGCCTACCAGTTTAAAGACATGCCCAAGAACATCAGGGTGATCGACgatgacagggaggaggagggagaggagggggaacccTCTGAGCACCACCAGACACTGATTATTGACCCTGCCACCACCACCCAGACACAGCAGAGCTACGTCACCGTCATACCCACCTCGTCCGGCAACAG GACCATGCGTTTGGCCATGCCCATGGTCATGACGACGACACTGGGTCAGATGACCCTCAACTCCTCCACCGTCTTCACCACCCAGGCTCCCATCACCCTGGGCAACGCCCACGCTGGCGGGCCCAAGCTGGTGATCCAGACCCTGCCCGCCATGATGCCTGCCGGGGCCAAGAGCGGAGAGAagatcaccatcatcaccatcccGGCGGCCCAGCTAGCTCAGCTAACGCAGGGCAACCTTTCAGCCCAGCTCTCAGGCCAGCTAGCTCAGCTCATACAGGCTAAACCAGTCACCCATCTGGTGCAGGCTAAACCAGTCACCCATCTGGTGCAGGCTAAACCAGTCACCCATCTGGTGCAGGCTAAACCAGTCACCCAGCTGGTGCAGGCTAAACCAGTCACCCAGCTGGTGCAGGCTAAACCAGTCACCCAGCTGGTGCAGGCTAAACCAGTCACCCAGCTGGTGCAGGCTAAACCAGTCACCCAGCTGGTGCAGGCTAAACCAGTCACCCAGCTGGTGCAGGCTAAACCAGCCCCTCCACTCATACTGGCAAAGCCTGTGACTGTGACCCAGCAGCCACCTGCCACCTCCCCTGTAGGTAAACCacagctccctccctccaccaccatcaCAATCCCtgtacctaccccctctacacacCCTGAAAAAGAAGCCATCTCACCCCACACAGCCCTTCCAGAGTCCACCCCTCCAGTGAGCACGGAGCTCCCCCAGTCTAGCCCGGGAGACCCCTCTGACTCGGGAGTCGGCACAGAACCCAGTGGACCCTGA
- the LOC109864773 gene encoding ETS-related transcription factor Elf-2 isoform X1 — MTSVVVADGGGNMVEYVTVMEETEQSQENLGEEGEVVQEIVETVIGEDGEEYPAVVVEEVPSAQLEQCYAAQVLVYDDGTYLMQDVGDEQEVVTEVVETVEVSSHGGMVCFDKTFEAAEALLHMDSPSSFHGDRNNTVEDVMMETVVEVSTECEPIEEDSFPIPPDYEPPSAKKKKGGRKPKTQQPQPDTNGNIDLGIRQRPREGKGSTTYLWEFLLDLLQDKNTCPRYIKWMQRDKGIFKLVDSKAVSKLWGKHKNKPDMNYETMGRALRYYYQRGILAKVAGQRLAYQFKDMPKNIRVIDDDREEEGEEGEPSEHHQTLIIDPATTTQTQQSYVTVIPTSSGNRTMRLAMPMVMTTTLGQMTLNSSTVFTTQAPITLGNAHAGGPKLVIQTLPAMMPAGAKSGEKITIITIPAAQLAQLTQGNLSAQLSGQLAQLIQAKPVTHLVQAKPVTHLVQAKPVTHLVQAKPVTQLVQAKPVTQLVQAKPVTQLVQAKPVTQLVQAKPVTQLVQAKPVTQLVQAKPAPPLILAKPVTVTQQPPATSPVGKPQLPPSTTITIPVPTPSTHPEKEAISPHTALPESTPPVSTELPQSSPGDPSDSGVGTEPSGP, encoded by the exons ATGACCTCTGTTGTGGTGGCAGACGGTGGAGGGAATATGGTGGAGTACGTCACTGTCATGGAAGAGACTGAGCAG AGTCAGGAGAACCtcggtgaggagggggaggtggtgcAGGAGATAGTGGAGACTGTAataggggaggatggggaggagtatcctgctgtggtggtggaaGAGGTGCCCAGTGCCCAGTTGGAGCAGTGCTACGCTGCCCAGGTGTTGGTCTACGATGACGGGACCTATCTGATGCAGGACGTGGGAGACGAGCAGGAGGTGGTCACCGAGGTAGTGGagacag TAGAGGTGTCGTCACACGGGGGCATGGTGTGCTTTGATAAGACCTTCGAGGCGGCCGAGGCCCTTCTTCACATGGACTCCCCCAGCAGTTTCCATGGAGACCGCAACAACACAG tggaGGACGTGATGATGGAGACGGTGGTGGAGGTGTCTACAGAGTGTGAGCCCATAGAAGAGGACAGCTTCCCTATACCCCCTGACTATGAGCCTCCGTCTGCCAAGAAGAAGAAAG GGGGACGGAAGCCGAAGACACAACAGCCTCAGCCTGACACCAACGGCAACATTGACCTGGGGATCAGGCAGAGACCCAGAGAGGGAAAAG GGAGCACCACCTACCTATGGGAGTTCCTGTTGGATCTCCTCCAGGATAAGAACACCTGTCCCAGGTACATCAAGTGGATGCAGCGGGACAAGGGCATCTTCAAGCTGGTCGACTCCAAGGCCGTGTCCAAGCTGTGGGGCAAACACAAGAACAAACCTGACATGAACTATGAAACCATGGGCAGGGCACTCAG GTATTACTACCAGAGGGGGATCCTAGCCAAGGTGGCGGGCCAGAGGCTCGCCTACCAGTTTAAAGACATGCCCAAGAACATCAGGGTGATCGACgatgacagggaggaggagggagaggagggggaacccTCTGAGCACCACCAGACACTGATTATTGACCCTGCCACCACCACCCAGACACAGCAGAGCTACGTCACCGTCATACCCACCTCGTCCGGCAACAG GACCATGCGTTTGGCCATGCCCATGGTCATGACGACGACACTGGGTCAGATGACCCTCAACTCCTCCACCGTCTTCACCACCCAGGCTCCCATCACCCTGGGCAACGCCCACGCTGGCGGGCCCAAGCTGGTGATCCAGACCCTGCCCGCCATGATGCCTGCCGGGGCCAAGAGCGGAGAGAagatcaccatcatcaccatcccGGCGGCCCAGCTAGCTCAGCTAACGCAGGGCAACCTTTCAGCCCAGCTCTCAGGCCAGCTAGCTCAGCTCATACAGGCTAAACCAGTCACCCATCTGGTGCAGGCTAAACCAGTCACCCATCTGGTGCAGGCTAAACCAGTCACCCATCTGGTGCAGGCTAAACCAGTCACCCAGCTGGTGCAGGCTAAACCAGTCACCCAGCTGGTGCAGGCTAAACCAGTCACCCAGCTGGTGCAGGCTAAACCAGTCACCCAGCTGGTGCAGGCTAAACCAGTCACCCAGCTGGTGCAGGCTAAACCAGTCACCCAGCTGGTGCAGGCTAAACCAGCCCCTCCACTCATACTGGCAAAGCCTGTGACTGTGACCCAGCAGCCACCTGCCACCTCCCCTGTAGGTAAACCacagctccctccctccaccaccatcaCAATCCCtgtacctaccccctctacacacCCTGAAAAAGAAGCCATCTCACCCCACACAGCCCTTCCAGAGTCCACCCCTCCAGTGAGCACGGAGCTCCCCCAGTCTAGCCCGGGAGACCCCTCTGACTCGGGAGTCGGCACAGAACCCAGTGGACCCTGA
- the nocta gene encoding nocturnin isoform X2 — protein MGSSSSSRLFGTLAQTLNSAPLAQQDYDPEHQDSDQDPEGLEQADPDQLLRECEEILQNRPARPHRDLVYPVDPKHQHQYRNNEQQQTPSIRVMTWNILAQALGEGKDGFVQCPLDALNWAERKYLILEEILTYRPDILCLQEVDHYYDTFQPILASLGYHSTFLPKPWSPCLEVASNNGPDGCALFYRRARFSLLHTSHLRLSAMMLPTNQVAIVQTLRCRETGQRLCVAVTHLKARSGWERLRGAQGADLLQSLKAITSRAAGSDPVSRGPGGGSGTEGVPLIVCGDFNAEPSEDVYRRFISSPLGLDSAYKLLSADGQTEPAYTTWKIRPSGESCSTLDYIWYSHGAFTVDTLLDIPTEEQIGPDRLPSYHYPSDHLSLLCDVSFREPRDQPHRLM, from the exons AtgggcagcagtagcagcagcaggctGTTTGGTACCCTGGCCCAGACCCTGAACAGTGCTCCACTGGCCCAGCAGGACTACGACCCAGAGCACCAGGACTCAGACCAGGACCCGGAGGGCCTGGAGCAGGCCGACCCAGACCAGCTGCTCAGGGAGTGCGAGGAGATCCTCCAGAACCGGCCGGCCCGGCCACACAGGGACCTGGTCTACCCTGTAGACCCTAAACACCAGCACCAATACAGGAACAATGAGCAACAGCAAACACCATCTATACGGGTCATGACATGGAACATCCTAGCTCAAG ctctagGGGAGGGTAAGGATGGCTTTGTACAATGTCCTCTGGATGCTCTGAACTGGGCTGAGAGGAAGTACCTGATCCTGGAAGAGATCCTCACCTACCGCCCTGACATCCTGTGTCTCCAGGAAGTGGACCACTACTACGACACCTTCCAGCCCATCTTGGCCAGCCTGGGCTACCACAGCACATTCCTTCCCAAGCCCTGGTCCCCCTGCCTGGAAGTGGCCAGCAACAACGGCCCTGATGGCTGTGCGCTCTTCTACCGCCGTGCCCGCTTCAGCCTCCTCCACACCTCCCACCTGCGCCTCTCTGCCATGATGCTGCCTACCAATCAGGTGGCCATCGTGCAGACGCTGCGTTGCCGGGAGACGGGCCAGAGACTGTGCGTGGCTGTGACCCACCTGAAGGCgaggagtggctgggagaggctgAGGGGGGCCCAAGGGGCTGACCTGCTGCAGAGCCTAAAGGCTATCACCTCGAGGGCGGCTGGGTCAGACCCAGTCAGTAGGGGACCTGGGGGAGGGAGTGGGACAGAGGGGGTGCCTCTGATAGTGTGTGGGGACTTTAACGCTGAGCCCTCAGAGGATGTGTACAGGCGTTTTATCTCCTCCCCCCTGGGTCTGGACTCCGCCTATAAGCTGCTGAGTGCAGATGGGCAGACGGAGCCGGCCTACACTACCTGGAAGATCCGTCCCTCAGGGGAGAGCTGCAGTACCCTGGACTACATCTGGTACTCTCACGGTGCTTTCACTGTGGACACTCTGCTGGACATACCCACTGAGGAACAGATAGGACCTGACCGCCTGCCCTCCTACCACTACCCCTCCGACCACCTCTCACTGCTCTGTGATGTCAGCTTCAGGGAGCCACGGGATCAACCTCATAGGCTGATGTAG
- the nocta gene encoding nocturnin isoform X1, producing the protein MYPARRCSFLHRDLAALCLSSLGPAAKKQTPPKKLSLPAPRHCHTGGEGGKPQVKSRGSSPASASSIPVCLMGSSSSSRLFGTLAQTLNSAPLAQQDYDPEHQDSDQDPEGLEQADPDQLLRECEEILQNRPARPHRDLVYPVDPKHQHQYRNNEQQQTPSIRVMTWNILAQALGEGKDGFVQCPLDALNWAERKYLILEEILTYRPDILCLQEVDHYYDTFQPILASLGYHSTFLPKPWSPCLEVASNNGPDGCALFYRRARFSLLHTSHLRLSAMMLPTNQVAIVQTLRCRETGQRLCVAVTHLKARSGWERLRGAQGADLLQSLKAITSRAAGSDPVSRGPGGGSGTEGVPLIVCGDFNAEPSEDVYRRFISSPLGLDSAYKLLSADGQTEPAYTTWKIRPSGESCSTLDYIWYSHGAFTVDTLLDIPTEEQIGPDRLPSYHYPSDHLSLLCDVSFREPRDQPHRLM; encoded by the exons ATGTATCCGGCTCGTCGGTGTTCGTTCCTTCACCGAGACTTGGCAGCgttgtgtctctcctccctgGGGCCGGCAGCTAAGAAACAGACACCTCCGAAGAAATTATCCCTCCCGGCTCCACGGCACTGTCACACCGGAGGAGAAGGCGGCAAGCCACAGGTGAAATCACGCGGCTCATCGCCCGCGTCAGCGAGCTCTATACCAG TGTGTCTGAtgggcagcagtagcagcagcaggctGTTTGGTACCCTGGCCCAGACCCTGAACAGTGCTCCACTGGCCCAGCAGGACTACGACCCAGAGCACCAGGACTCAGACCAGGACCCGGAGGGCCTGGAGCAGGCCGACCCAGACCAGCTGCTCAGGGAGTGCGAGGAGATCCTCCAGAACCGGCCGGCCCGGCCACACAGGGACCTGGTCTACCCTGTAGACCCTAAACACCAGCACCAATACAGGAACAATGAGCAACAGCAAACACCATCTATACGGGTCATGACATGGAACATCCTAGCTCAAG ctctagGGGAGGGTAAGGATGGCTTTGTACAATGTCCTCTGGATGCTCTGAACTGGGCTGAGAGGAAGTACCTGATCCTGGAAGAGATCCTCACCTACCGCCCTGACATCCTGTGTCTCCAGGAAGTGGACCACTACTACGACACCTTCCAGCCCATCTTGGCCAGCCTGGGCTACCACAGCACATTCCTTCCCAAGCCCTGGTCCCCCTGCCTGGAAGTGGCCAGCAACAACGGCCCTGATGGCTGTGCGCTCTTCTACCGCCGTGCCCGCTTCAGCCTCCTCCACACCTCCCACCTGCGCCTCTCTGCCATGATGCTGCCTACCAATCAGGTGGCCATCGTGCAGACGCTGCGTTGCCGGGAGACGGGCCAGAGACTGTGCGTGGCTGTGACCCACCTGAAGGCgaggagtggctgggagaggctgAGGGGGGCCCAAGGGGCTGACCTGCTGCAGAGCCTAAAGGCTATCACCTCGAGGGCGGCTGGGTCAGACCCAGTCAGTAGGGGACCTGGGGGAGGGAGTGGGACAGAGGGGGTGCCTCTGATAGTGTGTGGGGACTTTAACGCTGAGCCCTCAGAGGATGTGTACAGGCGTTTTATCTCCTCCCCCCTGGGTCTGGACTCCGCCTATAAGCTGCTGAGTGCAGATGGGCAGACGGAGCCGGCCTACACTACCTGGAAGATCCGTCCCTCAGGGGAGAGCTGCAGTACCCTGGACTACATCTGGTACTCTCACGGTGCTTTCACTGTGGACACTCTGCTGGACATACCCACTGAGGAACAGATAGGACCTGACCGCCTGCCCTCCTACCACTACCCCTCCGACCACCTCTCACTGCTCTGTGATGTCAGCTTCAGGGAGCCACGGGATCAACCTCATAGGCTGATGTAG